One window of the Leptospira koniambonensis genome contains the following:
- a CDS encoding FAD-dependent oxidoreductase has product MSGKIYEWKNLGESKEIRTEVLVIGTGCGGATVAYELAKAGKKVTLIEEGGYYHTGSFDNHELNMAGKVSAERNMATTADGTVNIVYGKNVGGASVHYWADSYRTPKDRLELWKDKFGVLGHGAEDLEPFWKELDDTLNVHPAKEENYNRMNQLVRKASKELGWEGNPVPQARKNCQKSGHCMQGCMFGAKQSQLITHIPMAMALGADLYADTKALELEFEGDKVVGLEAVVIDRPSQKESDVKLRFKADTVVVAAGGFGSSTFLLKNGLKRKLPALGEFLAINPSPFVHALYKESIIQWRNIPSAYGVEEFRLARYAGGIYREGGYLIMANQLQPGAIGALVPGFGEEHFEIMKELPRLGGTIGWIDDPDSELGRIEIKSGGKREVQYSFGPLTKEILKDCIRKQVILNFKAGAYKVILPDLKRTVLTKPEEVSVVNSLPLTPASMAMAAPHPAGGCRMGLDPKTSVVDWKHKVHGISNLYVSDSSVFPTAVSVDPSYTIMAFSKRAAQFISEKKS; this is encoded by the coding sequence ATGTCGGGTAAAATATACGAATGGAAAAATTTAGGCGAATCCAAAGAGATCCGCACAGAAGTTTTAGTCATCGGAACAGGTTGTGGTGGCGCAACTGTAGCTTATGAACTAGCTAAGGCGGGGAAGAAGGTAACCTTAATTGAAGAAGGAGGTTACTACCACACTGGATCATTCGATAATCATGAATTGAATATGGCCGGAAAAGTTTCTGCAGAAAGAAATATGGCCACCACAGCTGATGGAACAGTAAACATAGTTTATGGAAAAAATGTGGGCGGCGCCTCTGTTCACTACTGGGCTGATAGTTATAGAACTCCTAAAGATAGATTAGAGCTTTGGAAGGACAAATTTGGGGTATTAGGTCACGGGGCAGAAGATCTAGAACCTTTTTGGAAAGAGTTAGACGACACACTGAATGTCCATCCTGCCAAAGAAGAAAATTATAATAGAATGAACCAATTGGTTCGTAAAGCTTCCAAAGAATTAGGTTGGGAAGGAAATCCAGTCCCGCAAGCACGTAAGAACTGCCAAAAGTCCGGGCATTGTATGCAAGGTTGTATGTTCGGAGCAAAACAAAGCCAACTAATCACTCATATTCCAATGGCAATGGCATTAGGAGCAGATCTTTACGCAGACACTAAAGCGTTAGAATTGGAATTTGAAGGGGATAAGGTTGTCGGACTAGAGGCAGTTGTAATAGACAGACCTTCTCAAAAAGAATCCGACGTGAAATTACGTTTTAAAGCGGACACAGTTGTAGTCGCAGCAGGAGGATTTGGAAGTTCTACCTTCCTTCTTAAAAACGGATTGAAAAGAAAGTTACCGGCATTAGGAGAATTTTTAGCAATCAATCCTTCTCCATTTGTTCACGCTCTCTATAAAGAATCTATTATACAATGGAGAAATATTCCTTCTGCTTATGGTGTAGAAGAATTTAGACTGGCACGTTATGCGGGAGGAATATATAGAGAAGGCGGATATCTCATTATGGCAAACCAATTACAGCCAGGTGCGATAGGCGCACTTGTCCCAGGATTCGGAGAAGAACATTTCGAGATCATGAAAGAACTTCCTAGACTAGGAGGAACAATAGGTTGGATAGACGATCCAGATTCTGAATTAGGAAGAATAGAAATTAAGTCAGGTGGTAAAAGAGAAGTTCAATACAGTTTCGGACCACTTACTAAAGAAATACTCAAAGATTGTATTCGCAAACAGGTCATCCTGAACTTTAAAGCAGGCGCATACAAAGTTATTCTTCCAGATCTGAAAAGAACCGTATTAACTAAACCGGAAGAAGTAAGCGTTGTAAATTCACTTCCATTAACTCCTGCTTCTATGGCGATGGCTGCTCCTCATCCTGCAGGAGGATGCAGAATGGGATTGGATCCCAAAACTTCAGTTGTGGATTGGAAACATAAGGTACATGGAATTTCGAATTTATATGTAAGCGATTCCAGTGTGTTTCCCACTGCGGTTTCTGTGGATCCAAGCTATACGATCATGGCCTTCTCCAAAAGAGCTGCCCAATTTATTTCAGAGAAGAAGTCCTAA
- a CDS encoding ferredoxin — MADKNDKVPENVPGKFYIDNSCVPCNDCLEEAPKLLKYTDDESKVYFHKQPATPEEAVAARKAMEICPVEAIGDDGE, encoded by the coding sequence ATGGCAGATAAGAATGACAAAGTTCCGGAAAACGTTCCGGGCAAATTCTATATTGATAATAGCTGTGTGCCTTGTAACGATTGCTTGGAAGAGGCACCTAAACTTTTGAAATATACCGACGATGAGTCTAAGGTATATTTCCATAAACAGCCTGCCACTCCTGAAGAAGCGGTTGCCGCTCGCAAAGCTATGGAAATCTGTCCAGTAGAAGCGATCGGAGACGACGGAGAATAA
- a CDS encoding PAS domain S-box protein has translation MEERQGQEKIKLDQDQDLYQILIETSRELICLHDPEGIYIYVNPAIEILTGFKPEEMLGRNPYDFIHPDDRERILTDSHNPAKEGRPTVATQYRFLKKNGDYVWFQTLTQPIKNKEGKVTHLNTTSRDVTDQVRLTESLQQEKKFSSIMAELAKVGAWESNIETGNLYWSSEIYRILERDPSLGIDRDTVYQKYSYAEDMEKLRENNLRVYQKGETYSVEHRMVTETGRVIWVRTQGKPAYSEGRIVGVYGAMQDITLSKLVEEEIRLSEKKFSEAFHSSGNGIILLDKNGHFLELNQSFAKMIGYEPDELLFKSFQDVTYPEDLNIGAEAFRKIIDGERDSAQFAKRYIHRKGHIVWVFITGVAVRKDSGELMFIVSQIQDISRKRILENILREKNARLRSVGTHLKERISQLEEFNQIVSHNMRSPIGNISTLVKFLEEAETEEERVEYMDYLKTTSDQLLTTLNEIVEVIKIRQSPKVVSEEILFESVFSRVKAMFLGQILECDAEIIADFSESPSIVYPPVYLESIFLNLLSNSLKYRCESPHPVIRFRTYWSHGNHVLEVQDNGLGIDLNKHGDQIFKLHKRFHRNTDGRGLGLFMTKNQIESLGGEIHVESTPGQGTKFIIHLSKANEFAI, from the coding sequence ATGGAAGAAAGACAGGGTCAGGAAAAAATCAAATTGGATCAAGACCAAGATTTGTACCAGATCTTAATCGAAACCAGTCGAGAACTGATCTGTTTACACGACCCAGAAGGGATCTATATTTATGTAAATCCTGCTATTGAAATTCTTACTGGTTTTAAACCGGAAGAAATGTTGGGTCGTAATCCTTATGATTTTATCCATCCTGACGACAGAGAACGAATTCTAACAGATTCTCATAATCCTGCAAAAGAGGGAAGACCTACAGTCGCCACTCAATACCGTTTTTTAAAGAAGAATGGTGACTATGTTTGGTTCCAAACCTTGACCCAGCCAATTAAAAATAAAGAAGGCAAGGTCACTCATTTAAATACAACTTCTAGAGATGTTACCGATCAAGTACGACTAACGGAGAGTTTGCAGCAGGAAAAAAAATTTTCATCTATCATGGCTGAACTCGCAAAAGTAGGAGCTTGGGAATCCAATATTGAAACAGGCAATTTGTATTGGTCTTCTGAAATTTATAGGATCTTGGAAAGAGATCCTTCTCTCGGAATTGATAGAGATACTGTTTATCAAAAATATTCTTATGCAGAGGACATGGAAAAGTTAAGGGAGAATAACTTACGAGTCTATCAAAAAGGAGAGACTTACTCTGTAGAACATAGGATGGTCACAGAAACTGGAAGAGTGATTTGGGTTCGCACACAAGGTAAGCCTGCATATTCTGAAGGAAGGATCGTAGGAGTATACGGTGCGATGCAGGACATCACTCTTTCTAAATTGGTAGAAGAAGAGATCCGCTTAAGTGAGAAAAAATTTTCGGAAGCATTTCATAGTTCCGGTAATGGGATCATTCTATTAGATAAGAACGGGCACTTTTTAGAACTCAATCAATCCTTCGCTAAGATGATAGGATACGAACCTGATGAACTTCTTTTTAAATCTTTCCAAGACGTTACTTATCCTGAAGATCTAAATATAGGTGCGGAAGCATTTCGTAAAATTATCGATGGAGAGAGAGACAGTGCTCAATTCGCAAAAAGATATATCCACAGAAAAGGACATATAGTCTGGGTGTTTATCACTGGAGTTGCAGTTAGAAAAGATTCTGGAGAACTGATGTTTATCGTATCTCAGATCCAAGATATCTCTCGCAAACGGATCTTAGAAAATATCCTAAGAGAAAAAAATGCAAGACTCAGATCAGTAGGTACTCATTTAAAAGAAAGGATCTCACAGCTAGAAGAATTTAACCAGATTGTGTCCCATAATATGAGATCTCCGATCGGGAATATCTCCACACTGGTAAAGTTTTTAGAAGAGGCGGAAACGGAAGAAGAGAGAGTCGAGTACATGGACTATCTCAAGACAACCTCTGACCAATTACTTACAACATTAAACGAAATCGTTGAAGTTATTAAAATAAGACAAAGTCCAAAGGTTGTTTCAGAAGAAATTCTATTCGAATCTGTATTTTCTAGAGTAAAGGCCATGTTTTTAGGCCAAATATTGGAATGTGATGCCGAAATCATTGCAGATTTTTCGGAATCTCCTTCAATTGTCTACCCCCCAGTCTATTTGGAGAGTATATTCTTAAACCTACTTTCTAATTCTTTGAAATATAGATGCGAATCCCCTCATCCGGTGATCCGATTTAGGACATATTGGTCTCACGGAAATCATGTTTTGGAAGTGCAGGATAACGGTTTAGGAATTGACTTAAATAAACATGGGGATCAAATTTTTAAATTACACAAAAGATTTCACCGAAACACGGACGGAAGAGGTTTGGGTCTGTTTATGACCAAAAACCAAATCGAATCTTTGGGTGGAGAAATCCATGTGGAAAGTACTCCTGGACAGGGTACGAAATTTATCATTCACCTTTCAAAAGCAAATGAATTCGCTATCTAA
- a CDS encoding response regulator, with the protein MNSLSKKQKLLLVDDDAIFVEIAKRTIEKTGAVESLKVFPDGEGAISFLREHQSEPDIIPDFIFLDINMPFMDGWQFLDEYANFVNTLSKKPEIYMVSSSVDDSDLRRAKEIPLVKDYIIKPVSLDSFKKILTNQA; encoded by the coding sequence ATGAATTCGCTATCTAAAAAACAGAAACTTTTACTCGTAGATGACGACGCGATCTTTGTTGAGATCGCTAAAAGAACTATCGAAAAGACCGGTGCTGTCGAAAGTTTAAAAGTATTTCCAGACGGAGAAGGTGCGATCAGCTTTTTAAGAGAGCACCAAAGCGAGCCGGATATCATTCCCGACTTTATATTTTTAGATATTAATATGCCTTTTATGGATGGCTGGCAGTTTTTGGATGAGTATGCAAACTTCGTGAATACCCTCAGCAAAAAACCAGAAATTTATATGGTTAGCTCTTCCGTAGATGATTCCGATCTAAGAAGAGCCAAAGAAATTCCATTAGTAAAAGATTATATAATCAAGCCTGTGTCTTTGGATTCATTTAAAAAAATCTTAACGAACCAAGCTTAA
- a CDS encoding NADP-dependent isocitrate dehydrogenase — translation MSSKKKIAVAKGDGIGPEIMDATLKILEAAGASIEPVFIDIGEQVYKKGHSAGIEPASWDILRDTKVFFKAPITTPQGGGYKSLNVTVRTTLGLFANVRPCISLYPYVDTKHHKLDVVIVRENEEDLYTGIEHKQTSDTVQCLKLISRPGSEKIIRYAFEYAKAYGRKKVTAMVKDNIMKQSDGLFHDIFKEIAKEYPDLEAASEIIDIGAAHLAERPQVYDVVVTLNLYGDIISDIVAQVAGSVGMAGSANIGEVVSMFEAIHGSAPDIAGKNIANPSGLINAAVMMLVHLGQPDIAAKIQNAWLLTIEEGIHTGDIYKAGVSRIKVGTKEFGEAVIGNLGHLPEKFKPISFGKAKAIHIPEYKRKALQKELVGVDVFLDWAPGTSEELAKKLSAISGDLKLRMITNRGVKVYPNGAPETFLTDHWRCRFVNPETPDAESGDGFIKIQSEQIAKLLLRISEAGLDSIQTDNLYKFEGKRAFSLGGGE, via the coding sequence ATGAGCTCGAAGAAAAAAATCGCTGTCGCTAAGGGAGATGGGATCGGTCCGGAAATTATGGACGCCACTCTCAAGATCTTAGAAGCGGCTGGCGCAAGTATCGAACCTGTCTTTATAGATATCGGAGAGCAAGTCTACAAAAAAGGCCATAGTGCGGGAATAGAACCTGCGTCTTGGGACATTCTACGCGACACAAAAGTATTTTTTAAAGCTCCAATCACTACTCCTCAAGGAGGTGGTTACAAAAGTTTGAACGTAACCGTTCGAACTACTTTAGGTTTATTCGCAAACGTTAGACCTTGTATTTCACTTTATCCTTATGTAGATACAAAACATCATAAGTTAGACGTTGTTATTGTAAGAGAAAATGAAGAAGACCTTTATACTGGGATAGAACACAAACAAACTTCAGACACTGTTCAATGTTTAAAATTAATTTCAAGACCAGGTTCTGAAAAGATCATCCGTTACGCTTTTGAATACGCAAAAGCATATGGCAGAAAAAAAGTAACCGCAATGGTAAAAGACAATATCATGAAACAATCAGATGGATTGTTCCATGATATCTTCAAAGAAATTGCAAAAGAATATCCTGATCTAGAAGCGGCCAGTGAGATCATAGATATTGGAGCTGCTCACTTAGCAGAAAGACCTCAGGTTTACGATGTTGTTGTAACATTAAATTTATATGGAGATATCATCTCTGATATAGTCGCTCAGGTTGCAGGTTCTGTTGGTATGGCTGGATCCGCAAACATTGGAGAAGTTGTCTCTATGTTCGAAGCAATCCACGGTTCTGCTCCTGACATCGCAGGAAAAAATATCGCAAACCCAAGCGGACTTATTAACGCAGCGGTTATGATGTTAGTACATTTAGGACAACCTGATATCGCAGCTAAAATCCAAAACGCTTGGTTACTCACTATCGAAGAAGGAATTCACACTGGAGATATTTATAAAGCAGGTGTAAGCCGTATCAAAGTTGGTACAAAAGAATTTGGAGAAGCAGTCATCGGAAACCTAGGACATCTTCCAGAAAAGTTCAAACCAATCTCTTTTGGAAAAGCAAAGGCGATCCATATCCCAGAATACAAAAGAAAAGCTCTTCAAAAAGAACTAGTGGGTGTGGATGTATTTTTAGATTGGGCACCGGGAACTTCTGAAGAACTTGCTAAAAAACTAAGCGCAATCTCCGGAGATCTAAAACTCAGAATGATCACGAATAGAGGTGTAAAAGTTTATCCCAATGGTGCTCCTGAAACTTTTTTAACAGATCATTGGAGATGTAGATTCGTAAATCCAGAAACCCCAGATGCTGAATCAGGAGATGGTTTTATTAAGATACAATCTGAACAAATCGCAAAACTATTACTTAGAATTTCAGAAGCAGGATTGGACAGTATCCAAACGGACAATTTGTATAAATTCGAAGGAAAAAGAGCATTTTCCTTAGGTGGTGGAGAATAA
- a CDS encoding molybdopterin molybdotransferase MoeA, protein MISVQEALTLVESSASVSSPENTNLENSLGKVLREKIHSDRDYPPFHRATMDGFALKSEGFSEDRIYSYTRELHAGESFRLESGEETIRIMTGAPVPEGFDLVIKIEDSEDLGISNGKKQVRFKTEKSSSFSNIAIQGEDLKINQEILNEGTLINASVLSLLSSLGKYSIQTSKLPRVRVISTGNEIVGPGEIPKPWQIRDSNSYSIRSLLQKYGISPLSVTRAGDDPILLEKAVKEGLDSDLLILSGGVSMGNLDLVPKILETSGVKEVFHKVRIKPGKPIWFGKKNKQAVFGLPGNPFSVQVCFRIFVEAYIRKFLGLSSEKPICLPFAGERKKKNKLTEFFPVSYETKVQTFLSEKKFNGSGDIRAGIFSDGLGVQFSETENLEEGDLLEFYPWS, encoded by the coding sequence TTGATCTCCGTCCAAGAGGCGCTCACACTCGTAGAATCTTCTGCGAGTGTGTCTTCTCCCGAAAATACAAATCTAGAAAATTCTCTTGGTAAAGTGCTAAGAGAAAAGATCCATTCGGATAGAGATTATCCGCCTTTTCATAGGGCAACTATGGATGGATTTGCTTTAAAATCAGAAGGTTTTTCGGAAGATCGAATTTATTCCTATACTAGAGAATTACATGCAGGAGAATCATTCCGATTAGAAAGCGGAGAAGAAACAATCCGCATCATGACAGGAGCCCCGGTCCCAGAAGGTTTCGATCTGGTTATAAAGATAGAAGATTCCGAAGATTTAGGAATTTCTAATGGAAAGAAACAAGTCCGCTTTAAGACTGAAAAATCCAGCTCCTTCTCCAATATAGCAATTCAAGGAGAAGATCTAAAAATAAACCAAGAAATCTTAAACGAAGGAACATTGATCAACGCTTCTGTTCTTTCTTTGCTTTCTTCCTTAGGAAAATATTCCATTCAAACTTCTAAACTTCCTAGAGTAAGAGTGATCTCCACCGGAAACGAGATCGTAGGTCCTGGCGAAATTCCAAAACCTTGGCAGATCAGAGATTCTAATTCTTATTCTATCAGATCTCTATTACAAAAATATGGTATAAGCCCTTTATCTGTTACTCGCGCGGGTGATGATCCCATTCTTCTCGAAAAAGCAGTGAAAGAAGGTTTGGATTCTGATCTTCTCATTCTCTCCGGCGGAGTTTCCATGGGAAACCTAGACTTAGTTCCTAAAATTTTGGAAACTTCTGGAGTGAAGGAAGTTTTTCATAAGGTAAGGATCAAACCTGGAAAACCAATTTGGTTTGGTAAGAAGAATAAGCAGGCAGTCTTTGGCCTGCCTGGGAATCCTTTTAGCGTTCAGGTTTGTTTTAGGATTTTTGTAGAAGCATATATACGAAAATTTTTAGGACTTTCTTCAGAGAAACCAATCTGTTTGCCTTTTGCCGGAGAAAGAAAAAAGAAAAATAAACTGACTGAGTTCTTTCCGGTTTCATATGAGACCAAAGTCCAAACCTTTTTATCTGAAAAGAAGTTTAACGGAAGCGGAGATATTCGTGCAGGAATTTTTTCAGACGGTCTCGGAGTCCAATTCTCAGAAACAGAAAACCTGGAAGAAGGAGATCTGTTGGAATTCTATCCTTGGAGCTAA
- the moaCB gene encoding bifunctional molybdenum cofactor biosynthesis protein MoaC/MoaB, which yields MNDITGKKTTLRTAQAEGFVFCKPETIIRIKENTLPKGDLFGVAKAAALLGSKKTSELIPHCHPVSIDSFQIEFEIISDKNAVRILTTAKSIGKTGIEMEALTGVSVASLVIYDLLKPIDKELEISSIRLLEKKGGKTDSQITKFAAGSKAGILVCSDSTFQGKREDGSGKAILSLLKEHDVETIKSEILPDEPEQIRNTILEWSKLGLDLIVTTGGTGLGPRDNTPEAIKGILEQEIPGIAEAMRSFGQDRTPFAMLSRSIAGKIGKTLIVSVPGSTNGATESLQAILPAVFHAKKMMRGEGH from the coding sequence ATGAACGATATTACCGGAAAGAAAACAACTCTTAGAACTGCCCAAGCAGAAGGTTTTGTATTCTGCAAACCGGAAACCATTATTAGGATCAAAGAAAATACTCTTCCTAAGGGAGATCTTTTCGGAGTAGCGAAGGCAGCTGCACTTCTCGGTTCTAAAAAAACTTCGGAGCTAATTCCTCATTGTCATCCTGTTTCTATTGATTCATTCCAAATAGAATTCGAAATTATTTCCGATAAAAATGCAGTCCGAATTTTAACCACTGCAAAATCGATCGGAAAAACAGGCATAGAGATGGAGGCGCTTACAGGTGTAAGTGTAGCTTCATTAGTGATTTATGATTTACTAAAACCTATAGATAAAGAACTAGAAATTTCTTCTATTCGTCTTTTGGAGAAGAAGGGTGGAAAAACGGATTCTCAGATCACAAAATTTGCAGCAGGTTCCAAAGCAGGAATTCTGGTTTGTTCCGATTCTACTTTCCAAGGAAAAAGAGAAGATGGTTCCGGAAAAGCAATCTTAAGCCTATTAAAAGAACATGATGTAGAAACTATTAAATCAGAAATCCTTCCTGATGAGCCTGAACAAATAAGAAATACAATATTAGAATGGTCTAAACTAGGATTAGACCTTATCGTTACAACAGGCGGAACAGGACTCGGGCCAAGAGATAATACTCCTGAAGCAATAAAAGGGATCTTAGAGCAAGAAATTCCTGGAATCGCAGAAGCAATGAGATCTTTCGGCCAAGACAGAACTCCTTTTGCAATGTTATCCAGATCTATTGCAGGCAAAATTGGTAAAACGTTAATAGTATCCGTCCCAGGAAGCACGAATGGTGCTACTGAAAGTTTACAGGCAATTCTTCCTGCAGTATTCCATGCAAAAAAAATGATGAGAGGAGAAGGACATTGA
- the cobA gene encoding uroporphyrinogen-III C-methyltransferase has translation MNSSAGKVYIVGAGPGNPDLLTVRAVKLLRKADVVLYDDLVSAGVLKYCKKSAVLEYVGKRIGQHSCLQTEINQKLGEYAKQYSNIVRLKGGDPSIYGRAGEEIEHLASLGIECEILAGVTTASGAASSLGIPLTHREYAREILFLSGHKKTGKNPESFEDLNLEGKTVLVYMGLNSLESIRDNLLDSGNSGSTPMAFIENATLPNQRLVLANLDTCLDKAEEFQIKTPALLIFGEIVNFYIELQRLKEEGRISYC, from the coding sequence ATGAACTCTTCCGCAGGAAAAGTATATATAGTAGGTGCCGGTCCGGGAAATCCGGACCTTCTTACAGTTCGTGCAGTAAAACTTTTAAGAAAAGCAGATGTAGTTTTATATGATGATCTAGTTTCTGCGGGAGTTCTAAAATACTGCAAAAAGTCCGCGGTCTTAGAATACGTAGGAAAAAGGATCGGACAACATAGCTGCCTTCAAACAGAGATTAATCAAAAATTAGGTGAATATGCTAAACAATATTCTAATATAGTTCGTTTGAAAGGTGGTGATCCTTCTATTTACGGAAGAGCCGGAGAAGAAATAGAACATCTTGCTTCCCTCGGAATTGAATGTGAAATTTTAGCTGGAGTTACAACTGCTTCCGGAGCTGCTTCTAGTTTGGGAATTCCACTCACTCACAGAGAATATGCAAGAGAAATACTTTTCTTATCTGGCCATAAGAAGACTGGCAAAAACCCAGAAAGTTTCGAAGACCTAAATTTAGAGGGTAAAACAGTTTTGGTCTATATGGGATTGAACAGTTTGGAAAGTATCCGTGATAATTTATTAGATTCCGGAAACTCTGGCTCCACTCCTATGGCATTCATAGAGAACGCTACCCTTCCTAACCAAAGACTGGTTTTAGCAAATCTAGATACTTGTTTGGACAAAGCAGAAGAATTCCAGATCAAGACGCCAGCGTTGTTAATATTCGGAGAAATCGTAAACTTTTATATCGAACTGCAAAGGTTAAAAGAAGAAGGTAGGATCTCCTACTGCTAA
- the nirD gene encoding nitrite reductase small subunit NirD, producing MNTTTKEPVWIPVSTVSEFPEDGGVCAKVYGEQIAIFHFSSRNEWFACENKCPHTGDMVLARGMIGDSQGEPKVACPMHKKSFSLRTGACISGEEYSIKTFPVHIEDGTVYIGIESPETQG from the coding sequence ATGAATACAACTACAAAAGAACCTGTTTGGATACCCGTTAGTACAGTCAGTGAATTTCCGGAAGATGGCGGAGTCTGCGCAAAAGTTTACGGAGAACAAATCGCGATCTTTCATTTCAGTTCTAGAAACGAATGGTTTGCGTGTGAAAACAAATGTCCTCATACAGGAGACATGGTTTTAGCAAGAGGAATGATCGGTGATTCTCAAGGAGAACCTAAAGTTGCATGTCCAATGCATAAAAAATCTTTCTCTCTTAGAACCGGTGCTTGTATCAGCGGAGAAGAATATTCCATAAAAACATTTCCTGTTCATATTGAAGACGGAACAGTTTATATCGGGATCGAAAGCCCGGAAACTCAGGGTTAA